Proteins from one Dysgonomonas sp. HDW5A genomic window:
- a CDS encoding glycosyltransferase family A protein, whose protein sequence is MSEISPVISIIVPCYNQAQYLPETLQSVLEQDYLHWECIIVNDGSPDNTEEVALEWSERDARFKYLKKENGGLSDARNYGIKHSAGKYILPLDSDDKISKTYISEAIDVLENNPDVKLVFCRAQLFGADNKEWELLPYTYDNLLFVRNCIYCSAVYKRADYDKTTGYNTNMIYGWEDYDFWISLLNREDRVVKLDKIHFYYRTKEVSMRTLIDEQKEEYLRIQIFKNHQELYLQYINPITQFRELKGLKSIESSLQYRIGGYILAPLRYISKIFRK, encoded by the coding sequence ATGTCTGAAATATCTCCTGTTATATCCATAATTGTACCCTGTTATAATCAGGCACAATACTTGCCCGAGACATTGCAATCTGTTTTGGAGCAGGATTATCTACATTGGGAGTGTATTATTGTCAATGACGGTTCACCGGACAATACGGAAGAGGTTGCTTTGGAATGGAGTGAACGGGATGCACGTTTTAAATACCTGAAGAAGGAAAATGGAGGATTGTCCGATGCTCGAAATTATGGTATTAAGCATTCTGCCGGTAAATATATCCTGCCTTTGGATTCTGACGATAAAATCTCAAAAACGTATATCTCGGAAGCAATAGATGTTTTAGAGAATAACCCTGATGTAAAGTTGGTATTTTGCAGGGCTCAATTATTTGGTGCAGACAATAAAGAATGGGAGTTATTACCTTATACGTACGATAATTTGCTATTTGTCCGCAATTGTATTTATTGTTCTGCTGTTTATAAACGTGCAGACTATGATAAGACAACGGGATATAATACCAACATGATATACGGATGGGAAGATTATGATTTTTGGATAAGCTTATTAAACAGAGAAGATCGCGTGGTTAAACTCGATAAGATTCATTTTTATTACAGAACCAAAGAGGTTTCGATGCGTACCCTGATAGATGAACAGAAAGAAGAATATTTAAGAATACAGATTTTCAAAAATCATCAGGAACTTTATTTGCAATACATAAATCCTATTACTCAATTTAGAGAGCTTAAAGGATTAAAATCTATCGAAAGTTCTTTACAATACCGAATCGGAGGATATATATTGGCACCATTACGTTATATAAGTAAGATATTCAGAAAATGA
- a CDS encoding glycosyltransferase family 2 protein: MSNPSPYTVSVLMPAFNAAEHIREAMDSILGQTFTDFEFLIINDGSTDNTVDIINGYDDPRIKLIHNDGNKGLIYSLNYGLEVAQGKYIARMDADDIALDRRLEKQVRFFENNPDISILGTAFIFMGTPHEIHHPNYNEEIRIKLLDDGAFAHPTVMMRKDSIDLNNIRYNADYKYIEDYQFWVEAATKNLKMANLDEVLLQYRQHSNQVSSQKYQEQEETKQRIKLEYLSHYFGEYMSTDELISVNKCFDVDLPSKIAILDKLSKTNNRYNLFYKKYFGRYINILIYRNVPKDRLISLKEFLRVIRNNVSLKFITVLFKINIKKLVS, encoded by the coding sequence ATGAGTAATCCATCCCCCTATACTGTGTCAGTTCTTATGCCTGCTTTCAATGCTGCAGAGCATATCAGAGAGGCTATGGATAGTATTCTGGGGCAAACTTTCACTGATTTCGAATTTCTGATTATAAATGATGGCTCAACTGATAATACAGTTGATATTATCAATGGATATGACGATCCCCGTATAAAGCTGATACATAATGATGGAAATAAGGGGTTGATTTATTCTTTAAATTATGGACTGGAGGTTGCACAAGGAAAGTACATCGCCCGTATGGATGCCGATGATATAGCCTTGGATAGACGGCTTGAGAAACAAGTACGTTTTTTTGAGAATAATCCAGATATATCAATTCTAGGTACGGCTTTTATTTTTATGGGGACTCCACATGAGATACATCATCCTAATTATAATGAAGAAATACGTATCAAATTATTGGACGATGGTGCTTTTGCCCATCCTACGGTAATGATGCGAAAGGATAGTATCGATTTGAATAATATAAGGTATAATGCAGATTATAAATATATAGAAGATTATCAGTTTTGGGTAGAAGCTGCGACAAAAAACTTGAAGATGGCAAATCTGGATGAAGTATTGTTGCAGTATCGTCAACATTCCAATCAGGTCAGTAGCCAGAAATATCAGGAGCAGGAAGAAACAAAGCAAAGAATAAAGTTGGAATACCTGTCTCATTATTTTGGAGAATATATGAGTACAGATGAGTTGATCTCAGTAAATAAATGTTTTGATGTTGATTTACCTTCGAAAATAGCTATTCTTGATAAATTAAGTAAAACTAATAATCGATATAATCTGTTCTATAAGAAATACTTTGGCAGGTATATTAATATCCTGATATACCGCAATGTGCCTAAGGATCGGTTGATCTCCTTGAAGGAGTTCTTAAGGGTAATAAGAAATAATGTATCTTTAAAATTTATAACCGTTCTCTTTAAAATAAATATAAAGAAATTAGTAAGCTAA
- a CDS encoding glycosyltransferase family 2 protein — MVSVIIPSYNHEKYLKHRIDSVLNQTYQDFELIILDDKSKDNSKEVIESYRNNPKVSHILYNEVNSGTTFKQWKKGIELAKGDYIWIAESDDYADVTFLEKTMSLIEKNNSVLCFSQSYIIDEHDHIKRKKETVLESDSCTLDYFLSHLLLYGNVVYNASMVVFRKDAIDKSVWDKLARLKYCGDWLFWATLAMNGKGTVSEVKEYLNYFRNHSSNVSNKAEVNGLTFLEGFPISKMIAKKQGIKLGKQFREKWFNEWQHYRSFYQLSKKTNLKIFLLFLKREPIIAYYELKRLFLRLFK; from the coding sequence ATGGTTTCAGTAATTATTCCGAGTTATAATCATGAGAAATATCTTAAGCATAGGATTGATTCGGTGTTGAATCAAACTTATCAGGATTTTGAGCTTATTATTTTAGATGATAAATCTAAAGATAATAGTAAAGAGGTCATAGAATCTTATAGAAACAATCCTAAAGTCTCTCATATTTTATATAATGAGGTAAATAGCGGAACCACTTTCAAACAATGGAAAAAAGGTATAGAGTTAGCCAAAGGCGACTATATATGGATTGCCGAAAGTGATGATTATGCAGATGTGACTTTTCTAGAAAAGACAATGTCTTTAATCGAAAAGAATAATTCGGTACTCTGTTTTTCACAATCGTATATTATTGATGAGCATGATCATATAAAACGAAAGAAAGAGACGGTTTTAGAATCAGATTCTTGCACTCTCGATTATTTTCTTTCCCATCTTCTGTTATATGGTAATGTGGTATATAACGCAAGTATGGTTGTATTCCGAAAGGATGCGATTGATAAATCGGTTTGGGACAAATTAGCCCGCTTGAAATATTGCGGTGACTGGCTGTTTTGGGCAACTCTTGCCATGAATGGAAAGGGAACGGTATCTGAGGTAAAAGAATATTTGAATTACTTTCGGAACCATAGTTCGAATGTCTCAAATAAAGCAGAAGTAAACGGGCTTACGTTTTTAGAAGGTTTTCCTATCTCTAAAATGATTGCAAAGAAGCAAGGAATCAAGTTGGGTAAACAATTTCGTGAAAAATGGTTCAACGAGTGGCAACACTACAGATCATTTTATCAATTATCAAAAAAAACGAATCTGAAAATATTCCTCTTATTCCTCAAACGTGAGCCGATAATTGCATATTATGAACTTAAACGTCTTTTCCTTAGACTTTTTAAATAA
- a CDS encoding FkbM family methyltransferase, giving the protein MKYIKRFYFYLKEKYAYRTYIKKLGITFPEYSKYVNNIWDKDDNNTTVLFGKNIRRINNICYMECVMEIFIDEVYRFETSNKAPLIIDCGANIGLSLIYFKQLYPNSQIIAFEADPNIAEICRYNVEQFNFKDVDVINAAVWTTDGYMSFLPNDSLGGKLEGDSDSSKSISVKTLRLLPYLEKFVDFLKIDIEGAEVDLLLDIKDSLDKVGILFVEYHSSVGETQRLDLLLRVLTDAGFRYYIKEAYPAMCHPFLNYKNKNKFTSGTFDLQLNIFAYRA; this is encoded by the coding sequence ATGAAATATATAAAAAGGTTTTATTTTTATCTAAAAGAAAAGTACGCATATAGAACATATATAAAAAAGCTAGGAATTACATTTCCAGAATATTCTAAGTATGTAAATAATATTTGGGATAAGGATGATAATAACACTACTGTATTATTTGGTAAGAATATACGCAGAATAAATAATATCTGCTATATGGAATGTGTTATGGAGATATTTATTGATGAAGTTTATAGATTTGAGACCTCTAATAAAGCCCCTTTGATAATTGATTGCGGAGCAAATATCGGATTGAGTCTAATATATTTTAAACAGCTATATCCAAACTCCCAAATTATAGCATTTGAGGCCGACCCTAATATTGCAGAGATATGTAGATATAATGTAGAGCAATTTAATTTTAAAGATGTTGACGTTATTAATGCTGCAGTTTGGACTACTGATGGATACATGAGCTTTCTACCAAATGATTCACTTGGAGGTAAGCTAGAAGGTGATAGTGATTCCTCGAAATCTATTAGTGTAAAGACTTTACGCTTATTACCTTATTTGGAAAAATTTGTTGATTTTTTGAAAATAGACATTGAGGGTGCTGAGGTAGACTTATTATTAGATATTAAAGATTCATTGGATAAGGTTGGAATATTATTTGTTGAATACCATAGTTCGGTAGGAGAAACTCAAAGGCTAGACTTATTGTTGCGAGTTTTAACAGATGCTGGCTTTAGGTATTATATTAAAGAAGCATATCCAGCAATGTGTCATCCTTTTCTTAATTATAAGAATAAGAATAAATTTACTTCCGGTACATTTGATCTACAATTAAATATATTTGCATATCGTGCATGA
- a CDS encoding glycosyltransferase, which yields MSKVSIITINYNNATGLEKTLDSVVNQNFSDFEYIVIDGASTDASTDVIKKYSEKINYWVSEPDSGIYNAMNKGIRQAKGEYLLFINSGDTLYNNEVLTDIFQHSLENDLIYGDLHRIFPNGETDIAKMPNYVGIDQMMQATLTHPTTFIKRELFDRYGLYREDLKIVSDWAFFLKVIVFANTSRTHLPIVVASFDMDGLSSQNIKLVQEERQRVINESFSYELYEMYYTYGSYKNFYNNRIFRLLRSVKKNIFNAFSLQFWSNYIHEKRIHPLIWCFNKTVRKQKRDLLSIPVVIINYNRLADLKELVSFLQERKHKNIVIVDNCSTYPPLLEYYEQIKGEVTVELMTENYGHLVFWKNQDLYKKYSSGYYIVTDSDILPNKELPKDYINQFIQILDKHKEVSKVGFALRIDDIPDHYALKQKVLDWEKQFWERQIGKDLYRTHIDTTFAIYPPLYKYEKTNFFEGIRIAGNFTSQHKGWYTNTLSMTEEEIYYKTTTNSSNNW from the coding sequence ATGAGTAAAGTTTCCATAATAACAATTAATTATAATAATGCTACCGGATTAGAGAAAACTCTGGATAGTGTTGTTAATCAGAATTTTTCGGATTTTGAATACATTGTGATTGATGGAGCATCTACCGACGCAAGTACAGATGTTATAAAAAAATATTCTGAAAAAATAAACTATTGGGTTAGTGAACCTGATTCTGGTATATACAATGCCATGAATAAAGGGATTCGACAGGCAAAAGGAGAATATCTTCTGTTTATTAATAGTGGAGATACATTATATAATAACGAAGTTCTGACCGATATTTTTCAACACTCTTTGGAAAATGATCTTATTTATGGTGATTTGCATAGAATTTTCCCGAATGGGGAAACGGATATTGCTAAAATGCCGAATTATGTAGGCATTGATCAGATGATGCAGGCCACATTAACACATCCAACTACCTTTATTAAACGGGAACTATTTGATAGATACGGATTGTATCGAGAAGATCTTAAAATTGTATCCGATTGGGCTTTTTTCCTTAAAGTGATTGTATTCGCGAATACTTCAAGAACTCATTTGCCTATTGTGGTTGCATCATTCGATATGGATGGTTTGAGTAGCCAGAATATTAAATTAGTGCAAGAAGAGAGGCAAAGGGTCATAAATGAGTCCTTTTCTTATGAGCTATATGAAATGTATTATACATATGGTTCGTATAAGAATTTCTACAATAATAGAATATTTAGATTGTTGCGTAGTGTAAAGAAAAATATATTCAATGCTTTTTCTTTACAGTTTTGGTCTAATTATATACATGAAAAGCGTATACATCCTTTGATCTGGTGTTTTAATAAAACTGTCAGAAAACAGAAGAGAGACCTACTTTCGATACCTGTTGTTATAATTAATTATAATAGATTAGCTGATTTAAAAGAGCTGGTCAGTTTCTTGCAGGAGAGGAAGCATAAGAATATTGTTATAGTAGATAATTGTTCAACATATCCTCCTTTGTTAGAGTATTATGAGCAAATTAAGGGTGAGGTGACAGTTGAGTTGATGACTGAGAATTATGGTCATTTGGTTTTTTGGAAAAATCAGGACTTATATAAGAAATATTCATCCGGATATTATATAGTGACAGATTCCGATATATTACCCAATAAAGAATTACCAAAAGATTATATTAATCAGTTTATACAAATTTTGGATAAACACAAGGAGGTAAGTAAAGTTGGTTTTGCTCTGAGAATAGATGATATTCCCGATCATTATGCGTTGAAGCAAAAGGTTTTGGATTGGGAAAAGCAGTTTTGGGAAAGACAAATAGGAAAGGATTTGTATCGTACTCATATTGATACAACATTTGCTATTTATCCCCCATTATATAAATATGAAAAGACTAATTTTTTTGAAGGAATTCGAATAGCAGGTAATTTTACATCTCAGCATAAAGGTTGGTATACTAATACATTATCTATGACCGAAGAGGAGATATATTATAAAACCACCACAAATAGTTCGAATAATTGGTAA
- a CDS encoding CatB-related O-acetyltransferase has product MLVNLIKKGIRNFLKRLYGDKIDNLFIFMNNPEEYNLLYNRNICGNSTISSKARIYPKYTLLDSQVGDFTYIAQNATIRLTSIGKFCSIGANFVCGWGIHPTNGISTSPMFYSTQKQNGTTLSNTDKIKETLPIHIGNDVFIGMNVTVLDGVTIGDGAVIGAGSVVSKDIPPYAVAVGSPIRIIKYRFEEDVIHKLLNIAWWNWNEDRLDIIEKSFFDVDNFVQKYIKDIEDRNE; this is encoded by the coding sequence ATGCTTGTGAATCTTATAAAAAAGGGAATCCGAAACTTTCTAAAACGGTTATATGGAGATAAAATAGATAACCTTTTTATCTTTATGAATAATCCGGAAGAATACAATTTGCTGTATAACCGCAATATTTGTGGCAATTCAACAATTAGTAGCAAAGCCCGTATTTACCCCAAATATACTTTATTAGATTCGCAAGTCGGAGATTTTACATACATTGCCCAGAATGCAACAATACGATTAACTTCAATCGGAAAGTTCTGTTCGATTGGTGCTAATTTTGTTTGCGGATGGGGTATTCATCCAACTAATGGTATTTCGACATCGCCCATGTTTTATTCTACCCAAAAGCAGAATGGAACAACGCTATCAAATACCGATAAAATAAAAGAGACTTTACCTATACATATTGGTAATGATGTTTTTATAGGCATGAATGTTACAGTATTGGATGGGGTAACCATTGGAGATGGAGCGGTAATTGGTGCAGGGAGTGTGGTTTCGAAAGATATACCACCCTATGCTGTAGCTGTTGGCAGTCCGATTAGAATCATAAAATATCGGTTCGAAGAAGATGTTATTCACAAATTATTGAATATCGCCTGGTGGAATTGGAACGAAGATAGATTGGATATTATTGAGAAGTCTTTTTTCGATGTTGATAATTTTGTGCAAAAATATATAAAGGATATAGAAGATCGTAATGAGTAA